In Cicer arietinum cultivar CDC Frontier isolate Library 1 chromosome 7, Cicar.CDCFrontier_v2.0, whole genome shotgun sequence, a single window of DNA contains:
- the LOC101504972 gene encoding nuclear pore complex protein NUP107 isoform X3, giving the protein MFISFSTLTRIILIDKINATDVLAYCADLVTEEISKEQIQVSETSHVVACEFAAEDHTAQLCLRIVQWLEGLASKALDLEAKVRGSHVGSYLPSSGVWHHTQRHLKKGNSDRNIVHHLDFDAPTRENANILPDDKKQDESLLEDVWTLLRAGRLEEACELCRSAGQPWRASSLCPFGGLNLFPSVEALVKNGKNRTLQAVEFESGIGHQWHLWKWASYCASEKTAELGGKYEAAVYAAQCSNLKRMLPLCTDWESACWAMAKSWLGVQVDLEVTRSLPGGVDQHRTFRDLIDESPGHVDGSFDNGPENWPIQVLNQQPRQLSSLLQKLHSGEIIHETVTRQCKEQHRQIQMTLMLGDIPRVLDLIWSWIAPLEDDQNVFRPHGDPQMIRFGAHLVVVLRYLLGEEMEGAFRDKILTVGDHILHMYAQFLFSKEHEELVGIYASQLAPHRCIDLFVHMMELRLNSSVHVKYKIFLSAMEYLPFFSMDESKGSFEDIIERVLLRSREIKIGKYDDLSDVAEQHRLQSLQKAKVIQWLCFTPPSTITNVKDVSKKLLLRALIHSNVLFREFALISMWRVPAMPIGAHTALGFLAEPLKQLAETLETSEDYNVFEDLREFEEWREYYSCDATYRNWLKIELENAEVPVSELSLEEKDRAISAAKETLTASLSLLERRETPWLASVDNVYESAEPVFLELRATAMLCLPSGDCLCPDATVCTTLMSALYSSIGDEVVLNRQLKVNVSISSRDNYCIDIVLRCLAIAGDGLGPQDFNDGGILSTIMAAGFKGELPRFQAGVTMEISRLDAWYSDKDGRLEFPATYIVKGLCRRCCLPEVILRCMQVSVSLMGSGVLPDSHDNLIELVGSPETRLLDLFSQQQLQEFLLFEREYSISQMELTQE; this is encoded by the exons ATGTTTATTTCCTTCAGTACACTGACCCGTATCATACTCATTGACAAAATCAACGCTACTGATGTTTTGGCTTACTGTGCCGATCTTG TGACTGAAGAGATTTCTAAAGAGCAAATACAG GTGTCAGAAACATCACATGTAGTGGCTTGCGAGTTTGCTGCCGAGGACCATACAGCTCAATTGTGCCTTAGGATAGTCCAGTGGTTAGAAGGTTTAGCTTCTAAAGCACTTGACTTGGAAGCAAAG GTGCGTGGATCTCATGTTGGTAGTTATCTCCCCAGTAGCGGTGTCTGGCATCATACTCAACGTCACCTTAAGAAAGGAAATTCTGACAGGAACATTGTTCATCACCTTGACTTTGATGCTCCAACTCGTGAAAATGCAAATATTTTGCCCGATGACAAA AAACAAGATGAATCTCTTCTAGAAGATGTATGGACTCTTTTAAGGGCTGGAAGGTTAGAAGAGGCATGTGAACTTTGCCGGTCTGCTGGACAG ccATGGAGAGCTTCATCTCTGTGTCCTTTTGGAGGATTGAACCTATTTCCTTCTGTTGAAGCTCTGGTAAAGAATGGTAAAAATAGGACTTTGCAAGCAGTTGAATTTGAAAGTGGCATTGGTCATCAGTGGCATCTTTGGAAATGGGCTTCCTATTGCGCATCAGAG AAAACAGCAGAGCTAGGTGGGAAATATGAAGCAGCTGTGTACGCAGCCCAATGCAGCAACCTCAAACGGATGCTTCCACTCTGCACAGACTGGGAG TCAGCATGCTGGGCAATGGCAAAGTCTTGGCTAGGTGTGCAGGTAGACTTGGAAGTCACTCGTTCACTGCCAGGAGGAGTTGATCAACATAGAACTTTTCGAGATTTAATTGACGAAAGTCCTGGGCATGTTGATGGTTCCTTTGATAATGGACCTGAAAATTGGCCAATTCAAGTTTTGAATCAACAACCACGACAACTTTCATCTCTTCTGCAAAAGCTTCATTCGGG GGAAATAATCCATGAAACTGTTACCCGACAATGCAAGGAGCAACACCGACAAATTCAG ATGACCTTAATGCTAGGGGACATACCACGTGTGCTAGACCTTATATGGTCATGGATAGCACCTTTGGAAGATGATCAGAATGTATTTAG GCCTCATGGAGATCCTCAGATGATACGATTTGGTGCGCATCTAGTCGTTGTGCTTAGATATTTACTTGGTGAGGAAATGGAGGGTGCTTTCAGGGACAAGATTCTGACAGTTGGTGATCATATTTTACACAT gtatGCCCAATTTCTGTTTTCAAAGGAGCATGAAGAGTTGGTGGGCATATATGCTTCGCAGCTTGCACCTCACCGTTGCATAGACCTCTTTGTTCACATGATGGAACTTAGGCTGAACAGCAG CGTACATGTCAAATACAAGATATTCCTTTCTGCTATGGAATATTTACCATTTTTTTCTATGGACGAATCTAAGGGTAGTTTTGAAGACATTATTGAGAG AGTTTTGTTGAGATCTCGAGAGATCAAGATTGGAAAATATGATGACCTGTCGGATGTTGCAGAACAGCACAGACTGCAGAGTCTTCAAAAAGCTAAAGTCATCCAGTGGCTTTGCTTCACACCACCGTCAACAATTACTAATGTCAAAGATGTTAGTAAAAAACTTCTTCTCCGAGCTTTGATACATAG CAATGTACTCTTCAGGGAGTTTGCCTTGATTTCTATGTGGAGAGTACCGGCAATGCCTATAGGTGCCCACACAGCTCTTGGTTTTCTTGCCGAGCCCTTGAAACAGCTTGCAGAAACTCTTGAGACCTCTGAGGATTATAATGTTTTTGAGGATCTGAGGGAGTTCGAAGAATGG CGCGAGTATTACTCCTGTGATGCAACCTACCGCAATTGGCTTAAAATTGAATTGGAGAATGCAGAAGTTCCTGTCTCTGAACTGTCACTAGAGGAAAAGGATAGGGCTATTTCAGCAGCCAAGGAAACACTGACTGCGTCTCTTTCACTGCTAGAAA GAAGAGAAACACCGTGGTTGGCTTCTGTTGATAATGTATATGAATCAGCTGAACCTGTTTTCCTTGAACTTCGTGCAACTGCAATGCTCTGCTTGCCATCTGGAGATTGTTTGTGTCCAGATGCTACTGTATGCACCACACTGATGAGTGCCCTCTACTCTTCTATTGGTGATGAGGTTGTCTTAAATCGACAGCTAAAG GTGAACGTCTCTATATCTTCAAGGGACAATTATTGCATTGATATTGTTCTTCGTTGCTTAGCAATAGCTGGTGATGGACTTGGACCACAGGATTTCAATGACGGTGGCATTCTTAGCACCATTATGGCTGCTGGTTTTAAAG GTGAACTTCCTCGGTTTCAGGCTGGAGTTACAATGGAAATATCCCGATTGGATGCTTGGTATTCTGACAAAGACGGCAGATTAGAGTTCCCCGCAACATACATTGTGAAAGGACTTTGTCGTAGGTGCTGTCTCCCAGAAGTCATTCTTCGATGCATGCAA GTTTCTGTTTCTCTCATGGGATCAGGAGTCCTACCAGATTCCCATGATAATTTGATTGAACTAGTTGGCAGTCCTGAAACTCGTCTTCTTGACTTGtttagtcaacaacaattacag GAGTTTTTATTGTTTGAGAGGGAATACTCAATCAGCCAAATGGAGCTTACACAGGAATGA
- the LOC101504972 gene encoding nuclear pore complex protein NUP107 isoform X2 — protein MDAGFDSLSYSLKACKQEGDLFGDGAETIFNLFASLFDCSLKGLMPIPDLILRFENECRNVSESIRYGLNVRHRVVEDKLMRQKAQLLLDEAATWSLLWFLYGKVTEEISKEQIQVSETSHVVACEFAAEDHTAQLCLRIVQWLEGLASKALDLEAKVRGSHVGSYLPSSGVWHHTQRHLKKGNSDRNIVHHLDFDAPTRENANILPDDKKQDESLLEDVWTLLRAGRLEEACELCRSAGQPWRASSLCPFGGLNLFPSVEALVKNGKNRTLQAVEFESGIGHQWHLWKWASYCASEKTAELGGKYEAAVYAAQCSNLKRMLPLCTDWESACWAMAKSWLGVQVDLEVTRSLPGGVDQHRTFRDLIDESPGHVDGSFDNGPENWPIQVLNQQPRQLSSLLQKLHSGEIIHETVTRQCKEQHRQIQMTLMLGDIPRVLDLIWSWIAPLEDDQNVFRPHGDPQMIRFGAHLVVVLRYLLGEEMEGAFRDKILTVGDHILHMYAQFLFSKEHEELVGIYASQLAPHRCIDLFVHMMELRLNSSVHVKYKIFLSAMEYLPFFSMDESKGSFEDIIERVLLRSREIKIGKYDDLSDVAEQHRLQSLQKAKVIQWLCFTPPSTITNVKDVSKKLLLRALIHSNVLFREFALISMWRVPAMPIGAHTALGFLAEPLKQLAETLETSEDYNVFEDLREFEEWREYYSCDATYRNWLKIELENAEVPVSELSLEEKDRAISAAKETLTASLSLLERRETPWLASVDNVYESAEPVFLELRATAMLCLPSGDCLCPDATVCTTLMSALYSSIGDEVVLNRQLKVNVSISSRDNYCIDIVLRCLAIAGDGLGPQDFNDGGILSTIMAAGFKGELPRFQAGVTMEISRLDAWYSDKDGRLEFPATYIVKGLCRRCCLPEVILRCMQVSVSLMGSGVLPDSHDNLIELVGSPETRLLDLFSQQQLQEFLLFEREYSISQMELTQE, from the exons ATGGATGCTGGTTTTGACTCTTTAAGCTATTCATTAAAGGCTTGCAAGCAAGAAGGTGACTTGTTTGGAGATGGTGCAGAAACAATCTTTAATTTGTTTGCCTCTCTATTTGATTGCTCCTTGAAAG GACTGATGCCAATTCCTGATCTGATTCTAAGATTTGAGAATGAGTGTCGAAATGTTTCAGAATCTATCAG GTATGGCTTGAACGTAAGGCATCGGGTTGTTGAGGACAAATTAATGAGGCAGAAGGCTCAGCTCCTGCTTGATGAGGCGGCAACATGGTCTCTCTTGTGGTTCCTTTATGGGAAAG TGACTGAAGAGATTTCTAAAGAGCAAATACAG GTGTCAGAAACATCACATGTAGTGGCTTGCGAGTTTGCTGCCGAGGACCATACAGCTCAATTGTGCCTTAGGATAGTCCAGTGGTTAGAAGGTTTAGCTTCTAAAGCACTTGACTTGGAAGCAAAG GTGCGTGGATCTCATGTTGGTAGTTATCTCCCCAGTAGCGGTGTCTGGCATCATACTCAACGTCACCTTAAGAAAGGAAATTCTGACAGGAACATTGTTCATCACCTTGACTTTGATGCTCCAACTCGTGAAAATGCAAATATTTTGCCCGATGACAAA AAACAAGATGAATCTCTTCTAGAAGATGTATGGACTCTTTTAAGGGCTGGAAGGTTAGAAGAGGCATGTGAACTTTGCCGGTCTGCTGGACAG ccATGGAGAGCTTCATCTCTGTGTCCTTTTGGAGGATTGAACCTATTTCCTTCTGTTGAAGCTCTGGTAAAGAATGGTAAAAATAGGACTTTGCAAGCAGTTGAATTTGAAAGTGGCATTGGTCATCAGTGGCATCTTTGGAAATGGGCTTCCTATTGCGCATCAGAG AAAACAGCAGAGCTAGGTGGGAAATATGAAGCAGCTGTGTACGCAGCCCAATGCAGCAACCTCAAACGGATGCTTCCACTCTGCACAGACTGGGAG TCAGCATGCTGGGCAATGGCAAAGTCTTGGCTAGGTGTGCAGGTAGACTTGGAAGTCACTCGTTCACTGCCAGGAGGAGTTGATCAACATAGAACTTTTCGAGATTTAATTGACGAAAGTCCTGGGCATGTTGATGGTTCCTTTGATAATGGACCTGAAAATTGGCCAATTCAAGTTTTGAATCAACAACCACGACAACTTTCATCTCTTCTGCAAAAGCTTCATTCGGG GGAAATAATCCATGAAACTGTTACCCGACAATGCAAGGAGCAACACCGACAAATTCAG ATGACCTTAATGCTAGGGGACATACCACGTGTGCTAGACCTTATATGGTCATGGATAGCACCTTTGGAAGATGATCAGAATGTATTTAG GCCTCATGGAGATCCTCAGATGATACGATTTGGTGCGCATCTAGTCGTTGTGCTTAGATATTTACTTGGTGAGGAAATGGAGGGTGCTTTCAGGGACAAGATTCTGACAGTTGGTGATCATATTTTACACAT gtatGCCCAATTTCTGTTTTCAAAGGAGCATGAAGAGTTGGTGGGCATATATGCTTCGCAGCTTGCACCTCACCGTTGCATAGACCTCTTTGTTCACATGATGGAACTTAGGCTGAACAGCAG CGTACATGTCAAATACAAGATATTCCTTTCTGCTATGGAATATTTACCATTTTTTTCTATGGACGAATCTAAGGGTAGTTTTGAAGACATTATTGAGAG AGTTTTGTTGAGATCTCGAGAGATCAAGATTGGAAAATATGATGACCTGTCGGATGTTGCAGAACAGCACAGACTGCAGAGTCTTCAAAAAGCTAAAGTCATCCAGTGGCTTTGCTTCACACCACCGTCAACAATTACTAATGTCAAAGATGTTAGTAAAAAACTTCTTCTCCGAGCTTTGATACATAG CAATGTACTCTTCAGGGAGTTTGCCTTGATTTCTATGTGGAGAGTACCGGCAATGCCTATAGGTGCCCACACAGCTCTTGGTTTTCTTGCCGAGCCCTTGAAACAGCTTGCAGAAACTCTTGAGACCTCTGAGGATTATAATGTTTTTGAGGATCTGAGGGAGTTCGAAGAATGG CGCGAGTATTACTCCTGTGATGCAACCTACCGCAATTGGCTTAAAATTGAATTGGAGAATGCAGAAGTTCCTGTCTCTGAACTGTCACTAGAGGAAAAGGATAGGGCTATTTCAGCAGCCAAGGAAACACTGACTGCGTCTCTTTCACTGCTAGAAA GAAGAGAAACACCGTGGTTGGCTTCTGTTGATAATGTATATGAATCAGCTGAACCTGTTTTCCTTGAACTTCGTGCAACTGCAATGCTCTGCTTGCCATCTGGAGATTGTTTGTGTCCAGATGCTACTGTATGCACCACACTGATGAGTGCCCTCTACTCTTCTATTGGTGATGAGGTTGTCTTAAATCGACAGCTAAAG GTGAACGTCTCTATATCTTCAAGGGACAATTATTGCATTGATATTGTTCTTCGTTGCTTAGCAATAGCTGGTGATGGACTTGGACCACAGGATTTCAATGACGGTGGCATTCTTAGCACCATTATGGCTGCTGGTTTTAAAG GTGAACTTCCTCGGTTTCAGGCTGGAGTTACAATGGAAATATCCCGATTGGATGCTTGGTATTCTGACAAAGACGGCAGATTAGAGTTCCCCGCAACATACATTGTGAAAGGACTTTGTCGTAGGTGCTGTCTCCCAGAAGTCATTCTTCGATGCATGCAA GTTTCTGTTTCTCTCATGGGATCAGGAGTCCTACCAGATTCCCATGATAATTTGATTGAACTAGTTGGCAGTCCTGAAACTCGTCTTCTTGACTTGtttagtcaacaacaattacag GAGTTTTTATTGTTTGAGAGGGAATACTCAATCAGCCAAATGGAGCTTACACAGGAATGA
- the LOC101504972 gene encoding nuclear pore complex protein NUP107 isoform X1, translated as MDEEMAMDSPFFDPQDLTTREKFRRYGKRHSTSGASVQHENSASKLFETGLFYDGQNIRSPPNAALVLENIKQEVEGFDADYFEQKSPYSSRRRLSTDIHGVPGMDAGFDSLSYSLKACKQEGDLFGDGAETIFNLFASLFDCSLKGLMPIPDLILRFENECRNVSESIRYGLNVRHRVVEDKLMRQKAQLLLDEAATWSLLWFLYGKVTEEISKEQIQVSETSHVVACEFAAEDHTAQLCLRIVQWLEGLASKALDLEAKVRGSHVGSYLPSSGVWHHTQRHLKKGNSDRNIVHHLDFDAPTRENANILPDDKKQDESLLEDVWTLLRAGRLEEACELCRSAGQPWRASSLCPFGGLNLFPSVEALVKNGKNRTLQAVEFESGIGHQWHLWKWASYCASEKTAELGGKYEAAVYAAQCSNLKRMLPLCTDWESACWAMAKSWLGVQVDLEVTRSLPGGVDQHRTFRDLIDESPGHVDGSFDNGPENWPIQVLNQQPRQLSSLLQKLHSGEIIHETVTRQCKEQHRQIQMTLMLGDIPRVLDLIWSWIAPLEDDQNVFRPHGDPQMIRFGAHLVVVLRYLLGEEMEGAFRDKILTVGDHILHMYAQFLFSKEHEELVGIYASQLAPHRCIDLFVHMMELRLNSSVHVKYKIFLSAMEYLPFFSMDESKGSFEDIIERVLLRSREIKIGKYDDLSDVAEQHRLQSLQKAKVIQWLCFTPPSTITNVKDVSKKLLLRALIHSNVLFREFALISMWRVPAMPIGAHTALGFLAEPLKQLAETLETSEDYNVFEDLREFEEWREYYSCDATYRNWLKIELENAEVPVSELSLEEKDRAISAAKETLTASLSLLERRETPWLASVDNVYESAEPVFLELRATAMLCLPSGDCLCPDATVCTTLMSALYSSIGDEVVLNRQLKVNVSISSRDNYCIDIVLRCLAIAGDGLGPQDFNDGGILSTIMAAGFKGELPRFQAGVTMEISRLDAWYSDKDGRLEFPATYIVKGLCRRCCLPEVILRCMQVSVSLMGSGVLPDSHDNLIELVGSPETRLLDLFSQQQLQEFLLFEREYSISQMELTQE; from the exons ATGGACGAAGAAATGGCAATGGATTCTCCTTTCTTCGACCCTCAAGACCTCACTACCAGAGAGAAGTTCCGTCGATACGG GAAGAGGCATTCAACTTCAGGTGCCTCAGTCCAGCATGAAAACTCGGCATCAAAGCTATTTGAAACTGGGCTGTTTTATGATGGACAAAACATCCGTAGTCCTCCTAATGCCGCACTTGTTcttgaaaatattaaacaagAGGTTGAGGGTTTTGATGCCGATTACTTTGAACAGAAGTCGCCGTATTCCTCTAGAAGGAGGTTATCTACTGATATTCACGGAGTCCCTGGCATGGATGCTGGTTTTGACTCTTTAAGCTATTCATTAAAGGCTTGCAAGCAAGAAGGTGACTTGTTTGGAGATGGTGCAGAAACAATCTTTAATTTGTTTGCCTCTCTATTTGATTGCTCCTTGAAAG GACTGATGCCAATTCCTGATCTGATTCTAAGATTTGAGAATGAGTGTCGAAATGTTTCAGAATCTATCAG GTATGGCTTGAACGTAAGGCATCGGGTTGTTGAGGACAAATTAATGAGGCAGAAGGCTCAGCTCCTGCTTGATGAGGCGGCAACATGGTCTCTCTTGTGGTTCCTTTATGGGAAAG TGACTGAAGAGATTTCTAAAGAGCAAATACAG GTGTCAGAAACATCACATGTAGTGGCTTGCGAGTTTGCTGCCGAGGACCATACAGCTCAATTGTGCCTTAGGATAGTCCAGTGGTTAGAAGGTTTAGCTTCTAAAGCACTTGACTTGGAAGCAAAG GTGCGTGGATCTCATGTTGGTAGTTATCTCCCCAGTAGCGGTGTCTGGCATCATACTCAACGTCACCTTAAGAAAGGAAATTCTGACAGGAACATTGTTCATCACCTTGACTTTGATGCTCCAACTCGTGAAAATGCAAATATTTTGCCCGATGACAAA AAACAAGATGAATCTCTTCTAGAAGATGTATGGACTCTTTTAAGGGCTGGAAGGTTAGAAGAGGCATGTGAACTTTGCCGGTCTGCTGGACAG ccATGGAGAGCTTCATCTCTGTGTCCTTTTGGAGGATTGAACCTATTTCCTTCTGTTGAAGCTCTGGTAAAGAATGGTAAAAATAGGACTTTGCAAGCAGTTGAATTTGAAAGTGGCATTGGTCATCAGTGGCATCTTTGGAAATGGGCTTCCTATTGCGCATCAGAG AAAACAGCAGAGCTAGGTGGGAAATATGAAGCAGCTGTGTACGCAGCCCAATGCAGCAACCTCAAACGGATGCTTCCACTCTGCACAGACTGGGAG TCAGCATGCTGGGCAATGGCAAAGTCTTGGCTAGGTGTGCAGGTAGACTTGGAAGTCACTCGTTCACTGCCAGGAGGAGTTGATCAACATAGAACTTTTCGAGATTTAATTGACGAAAGTCCTGGGCATGTTGATGGTTCCTTTGATAATGGACCTGAAAATTGGCCAATTCAAGTTTTGAATCAACAACCACGACAACTTTCATCTCTTCTGCAAAAGCTTCATTCGGG GGAAATAATCCATGAAACTGTTACCCGACAATGCAAGGAGCAACACCGACAAATTCAG ATGACCTTAATGCTAGGGGACATACCACGTGTGCTAGACCTTATATGGTCATGGATAGCACCTTTGGAAGATGATCAGAATGTATTTAG GCCTCATGGAGATCCTCAGATGATACGATTTGGTGCGCATCTAGTCGTTGTGCTTAGATATTTACTTGGTGAGGAAATGGAGGGTGCTTTCAGGGACAAGATTCTGACAGTTGGTGATCATATTTTACACAT gtatGCCCAATTTCTGTTTTCAAAGGAGCATGAAGAGTTGGTGGGCATATATGCTTCGCAGCTTGCACCTCACCGTTGCATAGACCTCTTTGTTCACATGATGGAACTTAGGCTGAACAGCAG CGTACATGTCAAATACAAGATATTCCTTTCTGCTATGGAATATTTACCATTTTTTTCTATGGACGAATCTAAGGGTAGTTTTGAAGACATTATTGAGAG AGTTTTGTTGAGATCTCGAGAGATCAAGATTGGAAAATATGATGACCTGTCGGATGTTGCAGAACAGCACAGACTGCAGAGTCTTCAAAAAGCTAAAGTCATCCAGTGGCTTTGCTTCACACCACCGTCAACAATTACTAATGTCAAAGATGTTAGTAAAAAACTTCTTCTCCGAGCTTTGATACATAG CAATGTACTCTTCAGGGAGTTTGCCTTGATTTCTATGTGGAGAGTACCGGCAATGCCTATAGGTGCCCACACAGCTCTTGGTTTTCTTGCCGAGCCCTTGAAACAGCTTGCAGAAACTCTTGAGACCTCTGAGGATTATAATGTTTTTGAGGATCTGAGGGAGTTCGAAGAATGG CGCGAGTATTACTCCTGTGATGCAACCTACCGCAATTGGCTTAAAATTGAATTGGAGAATGCAGAAGTTCCTGTCTCTGAACTGTCACTAGAGGAAAAGGATAGGGCTATTTCAGCAGCCAAGGAAACACTGACTGCGTCTCTTTCACTGCTAGAAA GAAGAGAAACACCGTGGTTGGCTTCTGTTGATAATGTATATGAATCAGCTGAACCTGTTTTCCTTGAACTTCGTGCAACTGCAATGCTCTGCTTGCCATCTGGAGATTGTTTGTGTCCAGATGCTACTGTATGCACCACACTGATGAGTGCCCTCTACTCTTCTATTGGTGATGAGGTTGTCTTAAATCGACAGCTAAAG GTGAACGTCTCTATATCTTCAAGGGACAATTATTGCATTGATATTGTTCTTCGTTGCTTAGCAATAGCTGGTGATGGACTTGGACCACAGGATTTCAATGACGGTGGCATTCTTAGCACCATTATGGCTGCTGGTTTTAAAG GTGAACTTCCTCGGTTTCAGGCTGGAGTTACAATGGAAATATCCCGATTGGATGCTTGGTATTCTGACAAAGACGGCAGATTAGAGTTCCCCGCAACATACATTGTGAAAGGACTTTGTCGTAGGTGCTGTCTCCCAGAAGTCATTCTTCGATGCATGCAA GTTTCTGTTTCTCTCATGGGATCAGGAGTCCTACCAGATTCCCATGATAATTTGATTGAACTAGTTGGCAGTCCTGAAACTCGTCTTCTTGACTTGtttagtcaacaacaattacag GAGTTTTTATTGTTTGAGAGGGAATACTCAATCAGCCAAATGGAGCTTACACAGGAATGA
- the LOC101504655 gene encoding uncharacterized protein, which produces MRGGKRKEKKVEDDEVEQMLRAAQDEILLNLSLNSHLSRPSPSSILHSNPEPDPDLDLDLDRRFQALKTKTKDQQQDISARFDALKTKSHNPVNPTATVSASNTSFHYEEEDEEVQIQKLIEWAKDAARLDPSPPSPSVSDDEDDEDHHRKSFK; this is translated from the coding sequence ATGAGaggaggaaaaagaaaggagaaGAAAGTAGAAGACGATGAAGTAGAACAAATGTTACGAGCTGCACAAGACGAAATCCTCTTAAATCTCTCCCTTAATTCCCACTTATCTCGCCCTTCTCCTTCTTCTATTCTCCATTCCAATCCTGAACCCGATCCAGATTTGGATCTCGATCTGGACCGTCGATTTCAAGCActcaaaaccaaaaccaaagaTCAACAACAAGATATCTCCGCCAGATTCGATGCTCTCAAAACCAAATCTCATAATCCTGTTAACCCTACCGCTACCGTCTCTGCATCCAACACCTCATTTCATTACGAAGAAGAAGACGAAGAGGTTCAAATTCAGAAATTGATCGAATGGGCTAAAGATGCTGCGCGTCTCGATCCTTCTCCTCCATCTCCCTCTGTTTCCGACGACGAGGACGACGAGGATCACCACCGCAAATCATTTAAatag